In Spirosoma aureum, a single genomic region encodes these proteins:
- a CDS encoding pyridoxal phosphate-dependent aminotransferase: MKYTRMPIEIESPEEIGYSAIHYNLAESSVRDIQLSDLNLRLDDLLLCYGHHRGHPELLDCIASESPLLQSDDVLVCSGAATALFIIATTLLSEKDHLIVVRPNYGTNLETPRAINCAMSIVELTFDERFALNVDHIRRAIQPNTRLISITNPHNPTGTVVPENILNELINLAEAHNCYLLVDETYRYLNFQTPLLPYLAEKSRNVISVSSLSKAFGVPGIRIGWIICRDAALMHQFLAAKEQILITNSVVDEQIALNILQNQANRLRETHQRIRTNFNITRQFFSETPYLEWVEPTAGVVCFPRLKAGYSINTNDFYQSLYTHYQTLVGPGHWFEQDMIYMRIGFGYPTAHELRTGLHNVDRCLAEHLK, from the coding sequence ATGAAGTACACAAGGATGCCAATTGAAATCGAATCGCCGGAAGAAATAGGCTATTCAGCCATCCACTACAACCTGGCCGAAAGCTCTGTTCGGGATATTCAACTAAGTGATCTGAACCTCCGGCTGGATGATTTGCTGTTGTGTTATGGCCATCACCGGGGGCATCCTGAACTACTCGATTGTATTGCCAGCGAGAGCCCACTTCTTCAATCAGACGATGTGCTGGTTTGCAGCGGTGCCGCTACGGCTTTGTTTATTATTGCCACCACGCTACTCAGCGAAAAAGACCATTTAATAGTCGTTCGTCCCAATTACGGAACCAATCTCGAAACACCCAGGGCTATCAACTGCGCGATGAGTATTGTCGAACTGACGTTTGACGAGCGCTTTGCCCTGAATGTGGATCATATCCGACGCGCTATTCAGCCTAATACCCGACTCATCAGTATTACCAATCCGCATAACCCAACGGGTACCGTTGTTCCAGAAAATATTCTGAATGAACTGATTAACCTGGCAGAAGCGCATAACTGTTATCTTCTTGTTGACGAAACTTACCGCTATCTGAATTTCCAGACCCCGCTTCTCCCCTATCTGGCCGAAAAAAGCAGAAACGTCATTTCGGTCAGTTCACTCTCGAAGGCGTTTGGCGTGCCGGGCATTCGCATTGGCTGGATCATTTGCCGCGATGCTGCATTAATGCACCAGTTTCTGGCAGCAAAAGAGCAGATCTTGATCACTAATTCGGTTGTAGATGAACAAATTGCGCTGAATATTTTACAAAATCAGGCCAATCGGCTCAGAGAAACGCATCAGCGCATCCGTACCAATTTTAACATTACACGCCAATTCTTCTCCGAAACACCTTATCTTGAGTGGGTAGAGCCAACAGCCGGTGTCGTTTGCTTTCCGCGTTTAAAAGCAGGCTACTCAATCAATACGAACGACTTTTACCAGTCGCTGTATACTCATTATCAAACCCTTGTAGGACCAGGCCATTGGTTCGAACAGGATATGATCTACATGCGCATCGGGTTTGGCTATCCCACTGCCCATGAACTGCGAACTGGCTTACATAACGTTGACCGTTGTCTGGCTGAGCATCTAAAATGA
- a CDS encoding DEAD/DEAH box helicase: MITPQQQAQILTNLGISALNPMQEAAQKAIRQDNDTFLIAPTGSGKTVGFLLPILQLLRPEQKTVQCLILAPSRELALQIEQVWKKMATGYKVNVCYGGHPVETEIRNLSNPPALLIGTPGRIADHITRRSFSLEGIHTLVLDEFDKSLALGFHDEMDFIIGGLRNLRKRVLVSATSGITIPDFIRLKSPTKLTFTAENDESSGLTIQVVYSESKDKLDTLFELLCSLNSEAALIFCNHRDAAERTSELLAERGIHSLVYHGGMEQIDRERALIQFRNGSTRYLVTTDLAARGLDIPEMKYVIHYHLPLQEHEFTHRNGRTARMHASGTAYVILFRDEPRPTYLDASLDEFRLSTEKQPGEPTLPRPPDFATLYISGGKKNKLNKIDIVGFFSQKGHLDKGDLGLIEVKDFISFAAVKQEKVQALLALISQEKMKGKKYKIEVAR, from the coding sequence ATGATAACCCCTCAGCAACAAGCACAGATCCTGACAAACCTGGGTATTTCGGCTTTAAACCCCATGCAGGAAGCCGCCCAAAAAGCGATCCGGCAAGATAACGATACGTTTTTAATCGCCCCCACCGGTTCAGGAAAAACCGTCGGCTTTCTGTTACCTATTCTTCAGCTACTCAGGCCTGAGCAGAAAACTGTACAATGCCTCATTCTGGCTCCTTCCCGCGAGTTGGCCTTGCAGATTGAGCAGGTCTGGAAAAAAATGGCAACGGGTTATAAAGTAAATGTTTGTTACGGTGGTCACCCTGTAGAAACTGAAATCAGGAACCTGAGCAATCCGCCAGCCCTTCTGATTGGCACGCCGGGCCGAATCGCGGACCACATTACCCGCCGGTCGTTTTCGCTGGAAGGCATTCATACACTTGTTCTCGACGAGTTCGACAAGTCGTTGGCGCTCGGGTTTCATGACGAAATGGACTTTATAATCGGTGGGTTACGCAACCTCCGGAAACGCGTGCTGGTTTCGGCAACGTCGGGCATCACTATACCTGATTTTATCCGGCTCAAGTCACCAACCAAACTGACATTCACGGCTGAGAACGACGAGTCATCAGGCTTAACCATACAAGTTGTCTATTCAGAATCGAAAGATAAACTGGACACCTTATTTGAGCTGCTTTGTTCCCTCAATTCAGAAGCGGCATTGATTTTCTGTAACCATCGGGATGCCGCCGAACGCACCAGCGAATTACTGGCCGAGCGGGGTATTCATTCGCTCGTATATCATGGCGGTATGGAGCAGATCGACCGCGAACGGGCATTGATTCAATTCAGAAACGGAAGCACCAGGTATCTGGTAACGACTGATTTAGCGGCTCGTGGGCTCGACATTCCGGAAATGAAGTATGTGATCCATTATCACTTACCCTTGCAGGAACACGAGTTTACGCATCGTAACGGGCGAACGGCACGTATGCACGCATCAGGAACAGCCTATGTGATTTTGTTTCGCGATGAACCTCGCCCAACATACCTGGATGCATCGCTTGACGAGTTTAGATTATCAACCGAAAAACAACCTGGAGAACCAACTCTTCCCAGGCCACCCGACTTTGCAACGCTTTATATCAGTGGCGGCAAGAAAAACAAACTCAACAAAATTGATATCGTGGGTTTTTTCTCCCAAAAAGGGCATCTGGACAAAGGCGATTTAGGACTCATTGAAGTCAAAGATTTTATTTCATTTGCCGCCGTTAAACAGGAGAAAGTTCAGGCGTTATTAGCATTGATTAGTCAGGAGAAAATGAAGGGCAAAAAGTATAAAATTGAGGTAGCGCGGTAA
- a CDS encoding SDR family oxidoreductase, whose translation MKTVLITGANKGIGLEAAAELVRLGYFVYLGCRNLTLGQEAIKELQKRGLTNLALIELDVTKPESIKKAAEQVAEKSSSLDGLINNAGISGAFPQAASTTPIEIIRTVFDTNVFGVIQVTQAFLPLLRQSDAPRIVNVSSDLGSLGNHSNPDYEFYGLSPAAYTPSKSALNAYTVMLAKELRDTPFKVNSVNPGYTATDFNHHTGYKPVDQAGRFVASFAALDADGPTGRFFSETGETPW comes from the coding sequence ATGAAAACTGTATTGATTACCGGTGCCAATAAAGGCATCGGGCTGGAAGCTGCAGCCGAATTAGTCCGTTTAGGGTATTTTGTTTATCTGGGCTGCCGAAATCTGACACTGGGCCAGGAAGCCATAAAAGAACTCCAGAAACGGGGTTTAACCAATCTGGCACTTATTGAGCTGGATGTGACCAAACCCGAATCCATCAAAAAAGCGGCTGAACAGGTTGCCGAAAAAAGCTCATCGCTGGATGGATTGATCAACAATGCCGGTATTTCAGGAGCGTTTCCGCAGGCTGCGTCGACAACACCCATTGAGATCATTCGGACTGTTTTTGACACAAATGTCTTTGGCGTAATTCAGGTAACGCAGGCGTTTCTACCCTTGCTCCGACAATCGGATGCGCCCCGAATCGTGAACGTAAGCAGTGATCTGGGGTCATTGGGCAACCATTCGAATCCGGATTATGAATTTTATGGCTTGAGTCCAGCTGCTTATACACCGTCAAAATCAGCCCTTAACGCGTATACCGTCATGCTGGCGAAGGAGTTGAGAGACACACCGTTTAAGGTCAATAGTGTCAATCCGGGCTATACAGCTACGGATTTCAATCACCATACTGGCTATAAACCAGTCGATCAGGCAGGTCGTTTTGTAGCCAGTTTTGCAGCACTGGATGCCGACGGACCCACCGGGCGATTTTTTAGCGAAACCGGAGAAACACCCTGGTAA
- a CDS encoding ester cyclase, whose product MSLESEQNKAIVTRFNKEAIEEGRLAVFEELIDTTFINHTAPAGMPSGKDGVIRFIIDVLRPAFPDLRVEIYDQVAEEDKVVTRKAFHGTHLGMFMGIPATGKAIVFPVIDIIRLQQGKYIEHWSIRDTHAVLQQLSQP is encoded by the coding sequence ATGAGCTTAGAATCTGAGCAAAACAAGGCCATTGTTACCCGTTTCAACAAGGAAGCGATTGAAGAAGGTCGCCTTGCCGTATTCGAGGAACTAATCGACACTACGTTTATCAATCACACTGCTCCCGCTGGGATGCCGTCGGGAAAAGATGGTGTCATTCGATTCATTATCGACGTATTGCGCCCGGCGTTCCCGGATTTGCGCGTCGAAATTTACGACCAGGTTGCCGAAGAGGATAAAGTCGTTACCCGGAAAGCGTTTCATGGCACCCATCTCGGCATGTTTATGGGCATTCCGGCTACAGGTAAAGCCATTGTTTTCCCAGTGATTGACATTATCCGATTGCAACAAGGGAAATACATCGAGCACTGGAGTATCCGAGATACCCACGCTGTTCTTCAACAACTCTCGCAACCTTAA
- a CDS encoding YciI family protein, with amino-acid sequence MKTYLILIREPDGRSTIPSAEETRQHQLDWKAWIGNLLEKDHWKGGASLTLSGKVMRPTHIGPQVSEGLYQVNGQEIVGGYLLLKATDFDEVIGLIKTCPVFDADGFVEIRETM; translated from the coding sequence ATGAAAACGTATCTTATCTTGATTCGTGAACCAGACGGTCGGTCAACAATTCCCTCGGCAGAGGAAACGCGTCAGCACCAGCTTGACTGGAAAGCCTGGATCGGCAATTTATTGGAAAAAGACCACTGGAAAGGCGGAGCATCATTAACGCTGTCAGGCAAAGTGATGCGCCCAACTCATATAGGGCCTCAGGTTTCTGAAGGACTATATCAGGTAAACGGACAGGAAATCGTCGGTGGTTATTTACTTCTAAAAGCTACTGATTTTGACGAAGTGATTGGCTTGATAAAAACCTGCCCCGTTTTTGATGCGGATGGATTTGTTGAAATCCGGGAGACGATGTGA
- a CDS encoding lipocalin/fatty acid-binding family protein, with translation MLSPFYLTPIVQTLLGTWFICSTNFPMWLKGDKTNPTFTYSVSDIKAETTVLLDEVKYQKKGETKTLTGFDYQSKNDSSTYTWRGKGVLGLLRSKWQIVLQDPNGQWAVIWFSRTLFTSEGVDIISRTPQQLPEKTLNHIKSLMADNPLLAKHLITMRELSNK, from the coding sequence ATGCTTTCTCCTTTTTATTTAACACCTATCGTCCAGACACTACTTGGAACCTGGTTTATTTGCAGTACAAACTTCCCAATGTGGCTGAAAGGCGACAAAACCAACCCTACCTTCACGTATTCAGTCAGCGACATAAAAGCCGAAACGACTGTTTTGCTGGATGAAGTCAAGTACCAGAAAAAGGGAGAAACCAAAACACTCACAGGCTTCGATTATCAGTCAAAAAACGATTCGTCAACCTATACATGGCGTGGCAAAGGGGTTTTAGGTTTACTACGCAGCAAGTGGCAGATTGTTCTGCAGGATCCCAATGGGCAATGGGCAGTTATCTGGTTTTCAAGAACTCTTTTTACGTCGGAAGGGGTCGATATTATTAGTCGGACACCTCAACAACTTCCCGAAAAAACGCTCAATCATATCAAATCGTTGATGGCCGATAATCCGCTGCTGGCCAAACACCTGATCACTATGCGCGAGCTATCCAATAAGTGA
- a CDS encoding DUF5009 domain-containing protein, which translates to MVSAQPQSTTVDLLLKRVFSIDVFRALTMLTMIFVNDLGTLSGIPVWLEHAHADQDFLGFADTVFPCFLFILGMAIPFSIRQRLSKGDSRAAIIQHIIIRSFALLVMGVFTVNVPDLNANATGMSSDWFQILMVTGFFLIWNQYPNREGIQKIVFIGLQLLGVCLLIVLAVIFKGGPDTNLARMVPQWWGILGLIGWTYLTCSILYLFLYKQPPLLIVSWFFFTLLSIAGHAGWLHTVWPDGPRTWIPDNGAFNSFAFAGILATLLLIRSQQTDKTQQLPILYTGIGILFLGAGFLARNFFIISKIHATPTWIFLCCGIAFIVYAITYWLVDLNGKAQWFDVIKPAGTSTLTCYLIPYLFYSFVSLADISLPESLKTGLVGLLKSLLFAFLTIGITAVLGKMRIKLKL; encoded by the coding sequence ATGGTATCTGCTCAACCTCAATCCACGACAGTAGATCTACTGCTAAAACGAGTGTTTTCCATTGATGTTTTTCGGGCGTTAACCATGTTGACGATGATTTTTGTAAATGATCTGGGAACATTATCGGGCATACCAGTCTGGCTTGAACACGCTCATGCGGATCAGGACTTTCTGGGTTTTGCTGACACTGTTTTTCCCTGCTTTCTGTTCATTCTGGGCATGGCGATTCCTTTTTCCATCCGCCAGCGTCTCAGCAAAGGGGACTCGCGTGCGGCAATCATTCAGCACATTATCATTCGGTCGTTTGCCTTGCTGGTGATGGGTGTCTTTACGGTCAATGTGCCTGATCTGAATGCCAATGCGACCGGCATGAGCTCGGATTGGTTTCAGATTCTGATGGTTACCGGATTTTTTCTCATCTGGAATCAATATCCGAATCGGGAAGGTATCCAGAAAATCGTTTTCATCGGCCTGCAATTGCTGGGCGTTTGTCTGTTGATAGTCCTGGCCGTTATTTTCAAAGGCGGCCCCGATACGAATCTGGCCCGGATGGTACCACAATGGTGGGGCATTTTGGGCCTTATCGGCTGGACCTATTTAACCTGCTCGATCCTTTATTTATTTCTTTACAAACAGCCGCCTTTACTGATTGTTTCCTGGTTTTTCTTCACCCTTTTAAGCATAGCGGGCCATGCGGGATGGCTGCACACGGTGTGGCCTGATGGTCCGCGCACCTGGATTCCGGACAATGGCGCATTCAATTCATTTGCCTTTGCCGGTATTCTGGCCACACTTCTTTTGATACGTTCACAGCAAACAGATAAAACACAGCAGTTACCTATACTTTATACCGGAATTGGTATCTTATTCCTCGGAGCAGGCTTCTTGGCCCGAAATTTCTTTATCATCTCAAAAATACATGCTACTCCTACCTGGATTTTTCTTTGCTGCGGTATCGCATTTATAGTCTACGCGATAACCTATTGGCTGGTTGATCTGAATGGAAAAGCACAATGGTTTGATGTGATAAAACCCGCCGGAACCAGCACGCTAACCTGCTACCTGATCCCTTATCTGTTTTATAGTTTCGTCAGTCTGGCCGACATTTCGCTACCTGAATCATTAAAAACCGGCCTAGTTGGGCTACTAAAATCACTTTTGTTTGCTTTCCTGACTATAGGTATTACAGCCGTTTTAGGTAAAATGAGAATAAAATTAAAGTTGTAA
- a CDS encoding AraC family transcriptional regulator encodes MIVAQEKDVAIPTYSLQQSSSFGNTVFEIVESNNEIRRHRSNFLVPHRKGYYFLCLVRKGTSRHWVDFVPYTLQSNTIYFSVPQQVQVKEKVEPMDGIILSFTEEYIQMEENRSLRQLPIIQNPDNAHEMKLTPENLQFLDDLFGKMLVEFNTERNWRNNMLHSYVNVLLIYLSRLYTEQFQADHSSPDRSLLKRFWSSIDSHFDTLHQVADYANLLNLTPGHLNDRIKQQSGKTAIEHIHERLVLEAKRRLLHTDLSAKEIAWQLGFEDGAYFHRFFKRLTGETPTTFRTTIREMYH; translated from the coding sequence ATGATTGTTGCCCAGGAAAAAGATGTAGCGATCCCTACCTATTCACTACAGCAAAGTAGCAGTTTTGGCAATACAGTATTTGAGATCGTAGAATCCAACAACGAAATTCGTCGGCACCGGTCAAATTTTCTGGTGCCGCATCGTAAGGGCTATTATTTTTTGTGTCTGGTCCGGAAGGGCACGAGCCGCCACTGGGTTGATTTTGTGCCGTATACGCTCCAGTCCAATACAATCTATTTTTCGGTTCCACAACAAGTACAGGTTAAGGAAAAAGTCGAACCGATGGATGGAATAATTCTTTCGTTCACGGAGGAATACATTCAGATGGAAGAAAATCGGTCGCTCCGACAGCTCCCGATTATTCAGAATCCCGACAATGCACACGAAATGAAACTGACGCCGGAGAACCTGCAATTTCTGGACGATTTATTCGGTAAAATGCTGGTAGAGTTCAATACCGAGCGGAATTGGCGAAATAACATGCTGCACTCGTATGTCAATGTGCTGTTGATTTACCTGAGTCGTTTATATACGGAGCAGTTTCAGGCCGATCATAGCTCACCTGATCGTAGTTTATTGAAGCGATTCTGGTCCAGTATCGACAGCCATTTCGATACACTTCATCAAGTTGCCGACTATGCGAATCTGCTAAACTTAACACCCGGCCACCTCAACGATCGAATAAAACAACAAAGCGGAAAAACGGCTATTGAGCATATTCACGAAAGACTGGTGCTGGAAGCTAAACGCCGGTTGTTACATACCGACCTGTCGGCCAAAGAAATCGCCTGGCAACTGGGTTTCGAAGATGGAGCCTACTTCCACCGGTTCTTCAAACGCCTGACGGGCGAGACTCCGACTACCTTCCGGACAACGATCCGCGAAATGTACCATTGA
- a CDS encoding DEAD/DEAH box helicase has protein sequence MNFDELNLNKPLLNALSDLGYTTPTTIQEKVFSVVMSGQDVCAIAQTGTGKTFAYLLPCLRQFQFSKEKLPQLLIIVPTRELVVQVVEAVEKLTTYMNLVVVGVYGGVNMKTQLAEVRQGIDVLVATPGRLADLLLNGAVKTKAIKKLVIDEFDEMLNLGFRTQLKIILDLLPHKRQNLLFSATLTDDVDQLVNAYFNKPVRVEAAPVGTPLENIEQTGYEVPNFYTKVNLLRLLVEQDSTMNKVLVFTATKQLADQLYEQLESDYSERLGVIHSNKSQNARFNAVEQFKSGTYRLLIATDIIARGIDVANVSHVINFDTPDVPESYIHRIGRTGRADKKGIAITFITEAEKEKLAAIEALMNYQVPRLPLPEKLTISDELTDDEKPKVYMKTIEVKEPKREDVGPAFHEKIAKNKKVNVRRDHAAEKMLKYGRPIKRSGKKNK, from the coding sequence ATGAATTTCGACGAACTGAATCTGAATAAACCCCTCCTGAATGCATTAAGCGATCTCGGGTATACAACACCTACAACGATCCAGGAAAAGGTATTTTCGGTCGTTATGTCGGGTCAGGATGTGTGCGCAATTGCCCAGACGGGAACGGGAAAAACATTTGCTTATCTGTTGCCCTGTCTTCGGCAATTTCAATTTTCGAAGGAAAAACTCCCCCAGTTATTGATTATCGTTCCAACGCGCGAACTGGTCGTTCAGGTTGTTGAAGCGGTAGAAAAACTGACAACATACATGAATCTGGTCGTGGTTGGTGTATACGGTGGCGTCAATATGAAGACCCAACTCGCGGAGGTTCGACAGGGGATCGATGTGTTAGTAGCCACGCCCGGACGCCTGGCCGACTTACTATTGAATGGGGCCGTAAAAACGAAAGCTATCAAGAAACTCGTGATCGACGAGTTCGACGAAATGCTGAATCTTGGATTTCGTACCCAGCTAAAAATTATTCTGGACTTGTTGCCCCATAAGCGGCAGAACCTGTTGTTCTCGGCTACCCTTACCGACGATGTAGACCAACTGGTCAATGCCTACTTTAATAAGCCTGTTCGGGTAGAAGCGGCTCCGGTTGGCACTCCGCTGGAAAATATTGAACAGACGGGCTACGAAGTGCCGAATTTTTATACGAAGGTTAATCTGTTGCGATTGCTGGTAGAGCAGGATTCGACCATGAATAAAGTCCTGGTTTTTACGGCGACCAAACAACTGGCCGATCAATTGTATGAGCAGTTAGAATCCGATTATTCGGAACGACTGGGGGTTATTCACTCCAATAAATCGCAGAATGCCCGTTTCAATGCCGTCGAGCAATTTAAGTCAGGTACGTATCGCCTTCTGATTGCCACGGATATCATTGCGCGCGGCATCGATGTAGCCAACGTATCGCATGTCATCAACTTCGACACGCCGGACGTGCCAGAGAGCTACATTCACCGCATTGGACGAACCGGACGTGCCGACAAAAAAGGTATCGCCATTACGTTCATTACCGAAGCCGAAAAAGAGAAACTTGCGGCTATTGAAGCGCTCATGAATTACCAGGTTCCGCGGTTGCCGCTGCCCGAAAAACTCACAATTTCGGACGAACTGACGGACGATGAGAAGCCTAAAGTGTACATGAAAACGATTGAGGTTAAGGAACCCAAACGTGAAGATGTGGGACCAGCTTTTCATGAGAAAATTGCGAAAAACAAGAAGGTAAATGTTCGGCGCGATCATGCCGCCGAAAAGATGTTAAAGTACGGAAGACCCATCAAGCGGAGTGGCAAGAAAAATAAATAG
- a CDS encoding family 20 glycosylhydrolase yields the protein MTKLFVIIAIAYIFVTQIAFAQSKLDSLLPVRGFCIAAPQPKQLDTFIKFIDEELAPRQVNTLILRVDFNYQFDSHPELRDSIALSKREVKKLVKVCQKNHIRLIPQINLLGHQSWASTTHNLLRVYPEFDETPHVKMPDKYVWPNADGLYCKSYCPLHPGVHKVVFELVDEICDVFEADAFHAGMDEVFFIGDDKCPRCSGRDKAELFAGEVTEIRNHLAKTNRKLWIWGDRLIDGKTTGIGMWEGSFNNTYRAIDLIPKDVMICDWHYERPDLTAVYFATKGLSVITCPWRKPDFAVTQTQDMVKFRKSVTPLMKERFQGMMQTVWSGAGPFLDEFYGVKVNTDAGNNTQANCFKALYNEIKRLNEAQ from the coding sequence ATGACCAAGCTTTTCGTAATTATCGCTATTGCCTATATTTTCGTTACCCAAATCGCTTTCGCCCAATCGAAACTAGATAGTCTTTTACCCGTCCGTGGATTTTGCATTGCGGCTCCACAGCCTAAACAACTGGATACATTCATCAAGTTTATCGACGAAGAATTGGCTCCCCGGCAAGTCAATACATTGATTTTGAGAGTTGATTTTAATTATCAATTTGATAGCCACCCCGAGCTTCGAGACAGTATTGCCTTGTCGAAGCGAGAGGTAAAAAAACTGGTGAAGGTTTGTCAGAAAAACCATATCCGTCTGATTCCCCAGATTAATTTACTTGGCCACCAGTCCTGGGCCAGCACAACGCATAACCTGCTTCGCGTATACCCTGAATTTGACGAAACACCCCACGTCAAAATGCCTGACAAATACGTCTGGCCAAATGCTGATGGGCTCTATTGCAAGAGTTACTGTCCCTTGCATCCGGGCGTTCATAAGGTTGTTTTTGAGCTGGTTGACGAAATCTGTGACGTATTCGAGGCCGATGCGTTTCATGCGGGTATGGACGAGGTGTTTTTTATAGGCGACGATAAATGTCCGCGCTGTTCGGGTCGTGACAAAGCCGAATTATTCGCTGGCGAGGTTACGGAAATCAGGAATCATCTGGCAAAAACGAACCGTAAACTCTGGATTTGGGGCGACCGATTGATCGACGGAAAAACTACCGGCATCGGCATGTGGGAAGGTAGTTTTAACAATACGTACCGAGCAATCGATTTGATCCCAAAAGACGTGATGATCTGCGACTGGCACTATGAACGCCCTGACCTAACGGCTGTTTACTTCGCCACGAAAGGACTCAGCGTGATTACCTGCCCCTGGCGAAAGCCAGATTTTGCCGTCACGCAGACGCAGGATATGGTCAAATTCCGAAAGTCGGTCACACCCTTAATGAAGGAACGGTTTCAGGGCATGATGCAAACGGTCTGGTCGGGTGCTGGTCCGTTTCTGGATGAATTTTACGGTGTAAAAGTGAATACGGATGCAGGCAACAATACGCAGGCAAATTGCTTCAAAGCGCTGTACAATGAGATAAAAAGACTAAACGAGGCTCAATAA
- a CDS encoding DEAD/DEAH box helicase — MPFSSLGLSKPLLKAVATQNYTKPYPIQQDAIPAILHGKDILGIAKTGSGKTASFVLPILELFLRRQLAKNNLVKVLVLVPTRELAIQVADVFQAFSEKIPRQVKTLAVYGGVSINPQMIAIRDAEIVVATPGRLLDLIASNAVQLSAVEVLVLDEADKMLDLGFADEMNQVFELLPTRRQTILFSATLGDAIETINKNVLRNPVKIEVVEEAENLDLIKQIAYRVDPERKGPLLRYLIKSGAMKQVLVFVSSTRTADNVVTKLNKNGIQAAAIHSGKTQGARTDALTKFKAGRLTVLVATDLISRGIDIQLLPHVINFELPRSPKDYIHRIGRTGRAESEGEAISLICPDDEHHFKIIQKKMGKRVEILETTELDLLGY; from the coding sequence ATGCCTTTTTCGTCACTCGGCTTGTCGAAGCCACTCCTGAAAGCAGTAGCAACCCAGAATTACACCAAACCCTATCCGATTCAGCAGGATGCCATACCCGCTATTCTGCATGGGAAAGATATTCTAGGAATCGCTAAAACGGGTTCGGGTAAGACGGCAAGTTTCGTGCTGCCAATCCTGGAGCTGTTTCTACGCCGGCAACTGGCCAAAAATAACCTTGTTAAAGTTCTTGTTCTGGTGCCTACCCGCGAACTGGCTATTCAGGTCGCTGATGTATTCCAGGCATTTAGTGAGAAAATTCCCCGGCAGGTTAAAACGTTGGCCGTTTATGGGGGCGTATCCATTAATCCACAGATGATAGCGATACGGGATGCCGAAATCGTTGTGGCAACTCCCGGTCGGTTGCTGGATCTGATCGCATCAAATGCTGTCCAGTTGTCGGCAGTTGAGGTTCTTGTACTCGACGAAGCTGATAAAATGCTTGATCTAGGTTTCGCCGACGAAATGAACCAGGTATTTGAACTGTTGCCAACCCGGCGGCAAACGATACTTTTTTCGGCCACATTGGGCGATGCTATAGAAACGATCAATAAAAACGTGTTGCGAAATCCAGTTAAAATTGAGGTTGTAGAAGAAGCTGAAAATCTGGATTTGATTAAGCAAATCGCCTATCGTGTCGATCCCGAACGGAAAGGGCCGTTGTTGCGGTATTTGATTAAATCGGGAGCTATGAAGCAGGTGCTGGTCTTTGTTTCCTCTACCCGAACGGCAGACAACGTGGTTACCAAGCTAAACAAAAATGGCATTCAGGCGGCTGCTATCCATAGCGGAAAAACCCAGGGTGCCCGAACAGATGCCCTAACAAAATTCAAGGCGGGTCGCTTGACTGTACTAGTCGCTACCGACCTTATTTCCAGAGGTATTGATATACAGTTATTGCCCCATGTGATCAATTTTGAATTACCCCGATCGCCCAAAGATTACATTCACCGAATTGGCCGAACGGGTCGCGCTGAATCGGAAGGAGAAGCGATTTCGCTGATCTGCCCTGACGACGAACATCACTTTAAAATCATTCAGAAAAAGATGGGCAAACGGGTCGAGATTCTTGAAACCACAGAATTGGATTTGCTGGGATATTGA